A window of Quercus robur chromosome 12, dhQueRobu3.1, whole genome shotgun sequence genomic DNA:
ATTACCTCTGCTTGCTCCATCTCCGTTCCCATCTCAACCTCTGATGCTACTGCtcttgctggtttttttttggaataaactTTCAAATTCAATCCTTTTGGGTCTATGGGTTAGCCCATTGGTTGTTATTGCTGGAGAAGTGTTACTAATTGatgaaataagaaaagaaatttaagaGCTTATGGAttgaaattttcacaaaattttggtcgaaaagtaaaaacatatgctcaaataaaattatacaaagacTAATATTATGGACATAAATGCATTACAAAGGAGGTGCTGCTCCTCTGCATTAAGCATGgcccaaaacccaatttttaagAGTTCACacctaaaatcaaaatcatatgcAAGAATAAAGATACAAATCAACTTTCGAAACAAAGTTAACAAACAACACCCAAATCTcctatcaaaataataaaaataaaaacccaaatcaattaATAGCATTAGGGATTACTAACAATGaataaaactaaatacaaatcATGCGTTGATAGTCAAAGAAACTTTAATAATCTGTATATTAGTAGTAAAATCAACTTCGtctgagagaaagagagaaagagagagagaaagacaaaCCTATTTCAAACATCGTCGCCGGGCAGAGAACGGCCGATACTATTTCttctttgggttttgtttagctGCCCTTGGTTCTTGTGGTTGATTAGCAAGAGAAGAAGCTAATACAAAAGAAGTCGAATTATGGGTTCTTTAGATAAACTAAATCAGAAGAGTGATATGGAGTCTAAAGCGTGATAAAGAGAAAGAAGCATGATATagagaattttgtttttgagaaggAGAAGCACACAGTGAATactgggtttttttattttattttttttacttatatatatatatatatatataacttgttTGACCAGTAGCCCGTATTCACTCTAAATTACTCCAAATTAAATGAATGGTCCAgatcaaatttttattcatttaatgGTTTAAATTTAGGTGGGTACCAtacccctaaaaaaaaagaggggggtaTAGTAGATGACCCaccaaacaatataatattaTCGCTTTTTAACTTGTACGTGGCTGAATTTTAGATGGGTATCTTTCTTAACGTGatagcaccttttttttttttttttttttgagaaaaacatgaCAGCACCTTTTTAATTGCAGGaaatgtttttgcttttttttttttttttttgaaagggaatAAAGCTTCTTTAAACCAATAACAGACATACAAGGAAACCTGCTAGGCAGGACAGAGAACGGTATCATATCAGAATGCAGAAACGGTAGAACAAAGGAAGGAGCAACGCCTTTCCAAATTTGATGGCTTCCAGTTCTTCGGGCACATTGAGCAAGCTTAAGAGCCACTGTGTTGTGGTTtatgcttttatatatagtatgagaTTAGATTATACTAGTCGcaaacccgtgcgatgcacgggatagttttaaatcaaatgttaaCACGTTCAGATTTAAATATCtctctaatttcaattattgaaagctaaattgACTCTGATATAAGAtgaaacatataatattatgaagtaatattaaaaatgagataaatacggatattatgaaataatatattacaataatcataatatacttttacatttggtttaataagtattataaaAGAACatcgcacgagaatgctactaattttttaaattaaaaataaataaaaattatatccatAATAGGACATAAAATATCATTATTGTCCCAAAAGATGACAGCTTCTCCCAACAGTTTTTAATTTGTACATAAGTCCCAATACCATGTATTTTTgctatggcttttttttttttttttttcaatttcatttatttcctgACTTCCACTAAATATTCATtgtattcataatatttaaaaaatgttgaagTAGAGCTGTATCcttaaataactaaataaaagagtTTAATTCCTCtctgtttcaatttaaaaccaaattgtgcataaaagcaaaaaaatttcctttgttcCACTGTCTTTAGTaccaaaatcacaaatccattaaaaccaaattgtgcatagaaaatcttagagattgaaagacaactttaaagtgttttttgtaaCAAAAGCAAATCGGATCCTAAGTCATAATTCTGACATCAAATTGATTGAAAGCAAGCATAAATGCAGAACAACCATAGACTAccactaaacaaattcaaacccatagcttagtttccacacaaaaaaaatcaaattgattatCGTCAAAACACAGTACTAAACTCAGTTATAGAGTTCCAAACCCAAACTCAATCAATTACAGATACAAAGAGAAATGCAACTAAAACTACAATTTAATCAACCCtagaatacaaaaaagaaatcaatgaagCTGGGGTAAAAAATCTCAGAAaggctaagaaaaaaaaactaaactaaaagcTAAGAAATCCAAACTAAACAAATACCATACCTTTAACCCTActgtaaaaactaaaatttactaaaattaacaacaatttatagcataataacatattaccactaaattttatttatttcaatcaaCCTAAACAAATAAAGACCAATAAAATTATGGTATATAACACCAATAACCTAGAGGCCAGAGGCCAGAGGTCAGTTcatgttttgtgtttttcagGGAAAAGATGGAAGGTTGAGAAAGagttgaagaagaagcagaTATCTTCGATTTTGCACGGATTCAACATTAATCAAAACCAATTatccaaatacctaaattaaagaaaatcaaaccaaatccaaatacctaaatctaagataacaaaaattaaaatacctgCACTGGTAGTGGCTTTGGCGGTATATGACGGCGATGGGAGGCTGGCACTTTTTgccaaaatacaaatttgatatataataaATGGCAGAAGgataaggaaaatgaaaaataaaaatgtttttatgttaaaagtagaaaaacaattttaaaatagccCTAAATCCTAATCACAAAACTTTAACTCCAAAAACTCCCAAAAGATCAAAGAAGATTTCTCAAAACTCCAGGACATTATCActtgcaaaattaattttataaactcTATAGCAAATGAGACTCTAATGCTGAAACAGGGTGCAACTGCTTCTATTTCTAATATTCCTTGTTTTCTCCATTAGAGAACAGGGTTACTATAAGTCTATAAATAAAATCTGGTAAGTGATGTAATGAAGGATCATACTTTAGAGATAGATGATGGCCATGAGTCTCTCTTAAAATGGGTGGGCAGATTTTAATAACTTTGTCATGAATCATGATACCCATTGAGAAAGTATCAAACAGGGGCCAAAAACATCCTTTCACAGACCTTTTCTTTTAAAGGGATAGGTAATAGGTCATACATACAAAACCAATGGATTTGTGGCAAACTATGATGAAATAAAGCTTCAAGACCCCAAGATTTATAAAATACTAAGTTCAAAAAGTAAATTCCCACAGCCATGAACTATATATTATTCTAAAGATTTGCAATGGCACCTTATCCCTATTTAATGGCGCTAACCTTGGCTTTGCATGCTAACCCACCATTCAACTAACCCATAAAAACAACTACGATAAAAAACTCacaacctaaatttaataccaagacttaaaaaaaaaaaaattaagacccAAATGTAATTAGAGCAACTGATGAAttttgcttctcaaaaaaaaaaaaaaaaaaaaaaaaaaaaaaaaaaaaaaaaaaactgatgaaTTTTGAATGTTCCCTAAATCCTAaattagacctttttttttttgtgcagtTATGCCAACAATCCAAGTCTTGCAGCAACTGAGTTAATGAACGAACCTCATGCACCAGGAGTCACTCTAGACAACCTTAAAAACTATTATAAATCCAGGTATGATGCCGTGAGAAAGTACACACCAAGTGCTTATGTGATCCTCTCAAACCAGTTGGGGAATGCTGATCCAAAGGAGCAACTCTCATTTGCTAAAGACTTCAACCATGTAGTCATTGACATGCATTACTACAATCTCTATTCAGATGAGTTTAGCAACATGAATGCACAATTCATTCTCaatgataaatttcaaatttgcaGAGAATATCCCAAACTCTAATCTCAATGCACAAACCCACCATGaactaaatcaataaaaaatcaaaccttCTTCCCAATATCCCTTAAACGTTCAAATAAAGACCATTGTGATTCAATTCATCTCCTTTCTACTACATAAACCTATCCCATTTGCAAAACCTGAAATTGTCTTCAAAAGTTAAATACCAAAACGTTAAGACCAAGTCCAAGTTCAATATCAATCCCACCACCAATAGTCTACCAAATCagtaaaaatatttaacatatgACCTCATATTCACAGATCCACCTctaaatcaaacccaaacccacaattCAAAAGAAACCAATACCAAACTCTAATCTCAAAGcacaaacccaccacaaaatgaatcataaaaaattcaaacccaaagaTCAGATTTCCCTAAAAGTTCAAATACACAATCTCAAAGTCTGTTGTGGTTCCATcttggttcaaattaaaatttaaaattccttGTGAATTTCGAATTTATATCTAGAAGAGAAACTATACCCTAAAACCAAGTTTCTAAGTGGTAGCCACATGAACCCAGATaagaattcacaaaattaaatccaagaaaaaaaaaaacctaacagaAGTAGCATTAACAATACCCAAGAACAATATTAGCAAAAACCTAACAAAAGCAGCACTAACAATACCCAACGACAGTATCAGCAAAAGAAACTGAATAGAAAATATTACTAACACAACAACAGTAATTCAATATAGGAATCAACAAAAAGAAGCAAAGCCAacgaaaattaataaaacaaatatttagaAAGATAAAGAGGGAGGAATAAATTGGATACGCATGATCTTAAGACTGCTACCGATTCCTTACCGAGAGAGATTTATCCGTAAGGGAAGAAGAACAGTTTGCAGAGAGGCCACACCGCCGTTTCAATCtcttctacccaaaaaaaatcctaaacaaaatcaaatctaacgcaaatagcaaaaacaaaatcaattctaACCCAAAGACCTCAGTTCAAACAAAATCTAACCCAAATTCAGTTTTCATTACCTGATTTCTTCATGGTTTAGgggttttgagaattgagagaggCAGGCTAGAGAGAACAGCAAAAGAGAGAAAGCcgtataaaacctaaaataaaaaagaaaaataaaatagtggtaGAATTGGGTTCCGGtttataaaacctaaaataaaaaaggaaaaaaaaatagtggtagAATTGGTTTCGGTTTTAAaaaggttttattattattattattttttttttaatattgtgttgatgtggaaaattggttttattattattattataatattgtgctgatgtggaaaattgtggaagcttcaaaagattcggttttatatatatatatatagattagattTGCAATTACTTTTTCTGCACGCATCCCTTATATTCAATTCCATGTTTTGCCCACAAAAAACTTAttaatctctttttctcttctactttttttttttttttttttgtttacttgaactatagaaagaaagatacactagagaaatagaaaaaatatctaaaaatgtTATACTCAATTAATATAAATGGGTGATACTTATTTGCAATCTAGAAagagttgggggggggggggggtggagaGATAGtacaaaagagaaaattttttagTGGTAAAATAACTTTTTGGTTTAGTTggtctacttttttttttttttttttttttaggacgAGCTAattctaatattttatatttagtaaAAATTGAATAACAAGTTATAATAATGTAAACATACTCAATTTCACAAGACATTGTAGTGGATTGTAAgtgatgaataaaaaaagtgatGGGATGAAAGTTTCCACCACTCattttcaaccatttttgcatgTTTAAAATCAGCATGTTTTAAAATCAAGTATATTaagtttttctttctaaaaaaaaaaaaaaggtatattaagtttttgtttttttttttttttggagaaacaagtATATTAAGACTTAAGTATTAACTTCAATATAATacagtaataaaaaatttgagtgtatttttagatttatttacgcattaattatgttttttaataagaattatGCAACAATTATGGGTTAACCTTGTATTACACCAAATTATATAATCATTAACGTGCATCACGTGGTTATGCATGCGAGTAGTACATATAACACATGTTGCCAAGCTTTTGCATTCTGCTTTCCACCATTAGCAGTTGTAAAATAACTGTGCTTTCCTTGGccaacgagagagagagacagagagacagagagagacagagaatgtattgaaaaaaaaaaaaaaaggttatgtcTAATATATTGCAAGCCGTTTTGAAGAAGCTATGGAACGCATGGAATATCAGGGTGGTGATTCTGGTAAGCCTCTCACTCCAGACCATTTTGATACTGCTTGCTCCCTTCAGAAAACGCACGTCTCGAAAATTGGTGATCTTGTTCATCTGGACATCTTACGTGCTGGCTGATTGGGCCGCAACCTTTGCTATTGGACACATCTTTAGCGGTCAAAGCAATGACTCTGGTCCACCTAGATTTTCTTGCTTTTGGACACTTGTTCTCCAACGGTAAAAACAAAAGCCATACTTGTTTTTGCGTAGATAAGGAAGACAAGTTGTCCACCAATACTGACGACCTTATTGCATTTTGGGCTCCCTTCCTTTTGGTACACCTGGGTGGACCAGACACTATAACTGCATTTGCCCTTGAGGATAATGAGCTCTGGCTTAGGCACTTCATCAGCTTCATAGTCCAACTTGCGGTGACTGTATACGTCTTCTTGCTCACATTTCCTGAAAACAAGCTATTCATCCCAACATTGTTCATGTTTGGGGCAGGAATCATCAAGTATCTTGAGCGAACACTTGCCTTGTTTCTTGCAAGCTTGGGTAGGTTCCGAGATTCCATGCTTAGAGAACCTGATACGGGGCCCGACTATGTAAAGCTCATGGAGGGATATTCTTCAaagaaagaaactggactaccaACACATATAGAATTCAGATCAGAGCCAGGTAAAGAATCAAAGCTTGCAGCTATTGGGAGAGAAGGACTATTAACCGATTTTGAAGTGAAGACATATGCTTACAGCTACTTCCAAATATTCAAGGGACTCATCGTTGACCGTACCCTCAGCTTCCATGAGCGCAACGAAAGCCGAATTTTTTTCCAGTTGAGAACAGCAGAAGATGCGCTTAAAGTGATAGATTTAGAACTCAACTTCATCCATGAAGCTTTCTATACCAAGGTGGTGGCGGTGCATAGTGTGGCGGGATACATATTCCGGGTTTTATCCATTCTTTTCGTTTTGGTGGCCTTTGGATTCTTCTATTCCTTGGACAAGCATGGTTTCGTGGACATTGATGTCAAGGTCACCTACACTTTGCTATATGGTGCCATATTCCTGGATCTAATTGCTCTCATCATGCTCTTTTTCTCTGATTGGACTATTGCTTCTATGCATACCAATTGGGCCAATTGGCAATTTGGAAAGTGCTATATGAAGCTTGCCGAAAAATTTCTTCACGTAAAGAGGATAAGGTGGAGTGTCTCTGAATCTAGTGATAAGTTTAATGTATTGAATACGCGACGTTTGCTTCGCAGGTGGTCTGAATCTGTGTCATGTTTTAATCTGATAGTTTATTGCCTCAAGCAACGTCCATATGCAGACAAAAGGCCTTTTAGGCGTTGGATCAATAAAATCCTTTATAAATACGGTCTTTCGGACCTTGTAAATGATTTCTTCTGTGCAGAAAAAATTGCAACAAAGAAACTCCCCAAAAGGCTATGGGAATATATCTTTGAAGATTTGCTAGAGAAATCCAAAGACGCCGCAGATGATGCAGAAACTACCGAGAAGATATACTCAGCTAGAGGTGCTTATGCAATCCAAGAAGGCTATTTGGGAGGCAACTATGATAACATAACAAGGAACTATATCGATAATCTTTTCTATGATGAGAGCCTTCTGTTGTGGCACGTTGCTACCGAACTCTGCtttcagaaagaaaaagatgCAGCCAATGTAGAAGGCAATTATGGTGGTTGCTTTTTTCTTCGGTGCGTTGCAGAACTGATTGCTCAGCCAACTCGAATTTTTCAATGGCTTTATGAAAACTGCTTtccaagaaaaaaatacaaagctGCAGCCAATACAGAAGGCATTTCTGATGATGATCGTGGTTTGAGCAAGTTCCTCTCAGATTACATGATGTATCTTTTAGTGAAGGAGCCTAAACTGATGTCCGCAGTGGCTGGAATGTGGAAATTAAGATATTGGGATACCTGTGCAGAAGCTGTAAATTTCTTTGGCAGAAGGGGTATAAAACGCGGTTCCAAAATTGCCTGCAATGCCATCCTTGACGTGAATACAGAAGTTGGACCTGTTTGGATAAAGGGAGATAGAAGCAAGTCTGTACTGTTTTATGCATGTATGCTGGCCAAAGAGCTAAACAAactggaggaggaggagagatGGAAGATAATCATCAAAGTATGGGTGGAAATGTTGTCTTATGCTGCTAGTCATTGCAGACCAGAAACTCATGCACAACAAGTAAGTAAAGGTGGACAgcttatttcttttgtttggttactcATGGCTCATTTTGGCCTTGGGGAgcaattcaaaatcaaagagagTCGTATTAGGACAAGGTTGATTGTGGGTAAGTAGTTGAATTAGTGTTCTATtggtcttgtttatatatttgtcaGCAATAAAATGGATCGTAATATTATGTGAAACTCATTCGATCTATTCATCTGTTGTCATACTGTTTCATCAATGTTGTATTGGTCTTGCTATTAGTGTTGTATTCTTCTTCgtgcctttttctttctttgtcccGAGTTATCTATGAGAAATAAGGCTGATTGTAACATTGTGTGAATCTGATGTATCTAATCTAAGTTCTCGTCCTGCCATTAAAACTTAGGTAGTGCTTTGCTTCAcatatttttcttcaatgattTTCTAGCGATTGCCTTGTATTATTATCTGATGTTGCTTTTGGGGGAGGAAAAAATTGCAAGTAAACTAAGGAGGCTTGAAATATCACCTTGGCGAAGGATGACAAAAAAGCAAAACgaatgaaataataaaacaataacaataaaaaagagaaCATGTTAAAAGACTCTGGAATTGAACTATAGTGGATCAAGGTTAGTCCCATAAATCTTTCGTCAACTCAATTTTATCATCACACGATTCACACCGTTACAATTTTCCACCCATAATTAATTTCAGCCACTACAGCAGTCCATGTCCTAAACAGCAACCCAATTTTCTTAAAAGGGTAAATTACTCTAACATAAcaactttaatatataattgaattAGACTCATAATACCCGATCTTTAAGAAATGACACTCCCCTTTCAAATAATGATCGAAATAATTTACTTTTCTCAAAGTTTAAGAATAAATTACATCATTCATTGTATCGTCCTATggtttgaaatatttttaaaaataagtaattaaAATCATGAACTTTctaaattatttcaattaatttgtcCCCCCATGCGGGTTTTTTTTTACACTCCATGagttaaaattcatatatatatatatatatatatataagttggcCCAAAAACGAACTtccaaaataagtttttttttttttttaaatcctaaaaGATAAATGTGTTTTAGTAAAGATGCGATAATTCTCTGTGAgttgttattgttttatttatttattattattttaataaaatatcacATTGATA
This region includes:
- the LOC126708424 gene encoding uncharacterized protein LOC126708424; amino-acid sequence: MTLVHLDFLAFGHLFSNGKNKSHTCFCVDKEDKLSTNTDDLIAFWAPFLLVHLGGPDTITAFALEDNELWLRHFISFIVQLAVTVYVFLLTFPENKLFIPTLFMFGAGIIKYLERTLALFLASLGRFRDSMLREPDTGPDYVKLMEGYSSKKETGLPTHIEFRSEPGKESKLAAIGREGLLTDFEVKTYAYSYFQIFKGLIVDRTLSFHERNESRIFFQLRTAEDALKVIDLELNFIHEAFYTKVVAVHSVAGYIFRVLSILFVLVAFGFFYSLDKHGFVDIDVKVTYTLLYGAIFLDLIALIMLFFSDWTIASMHTNWANWQFGKCYMKLAEKFLHVKRIRWSVSESSDKFNVLNTRRLLRRWSESVSCFNLIVYCLKQRPYADKRPFRRWINKILYKYGLSDLVNDFFCAEKIATKKLPKRLWEYIFEDLLEKSKDAADDAETTEKIYSARGAYAIQEGYLGGNYDNITRNYIDNLFYDESLLLWHVATELCFQKEKDAANVEGNYGGCFFLRCVAELIAQPTRIFQWLYENCFPRKKYKAAANTEGISDDDRGLSKFLSDYMMYLLVKEPKLMSAVAGMWKLRYWDTCAEAVNFFGRRGIKRGSKIACNAILDVNTEVGPVWIKGDRSKSVLFYACMLAKELNKLEEEERWKIIIKVWVEMLSYAASHCRPETHAQQVSKGGQLISFVWLLMAHFGLGEQFKIKESRIRTRLIVGK